GAACCAGCTATCACGGAGTTTGATTGGCCTTTCACCCCTAACCACAGGTCATCCCCCAGGTTTTCAACCCTGGTGGGTTCGGTCCTCCACGAAGTCTTACCTCCGCTTCAACCTGCCCATGGCTAGATCACTCCGCTTCGGGTCTTGAGCGTGCTACTAAAACGCCCTCTTCGGACTCGCTTTCGCTACGGCTTCCCCACCCGGGTTAACCTCGCAACACACCGCAAACTCGCAGGCTCATTCTTCAAAAGGCACGCAGTCACGAGAATGAAGAAAACTCCACTCCGACGCTCCCACGGCTTGTAGGCACACGGTTTCAGGTACTATTTCACTCCCCTCCCGGGGTACTTTTCACCATTCCCTCACGGTACTATCCGCTATCGGTCACCAGGGAATATTTAGGCTTAGCGGGTGGTCCCGCCAGATTCACACGGGATTTCTCGGGCCCCGTGCTACTTGGGTGTCTCTCCAACGAGCCGCTGACGTTTCGACTACGGGGGTCTTACCCTCTACGCCGGACCTTTCGCATGTCCTTCGCCTACATCAACGGTTTCTGACTCGTCCCACGGCCGGCAGACCGTGAAAGAGAGATCCCACAACCCCGCACACGCAACCCCTGCCGGGTCTCACACGTATACGGTTTAGCCTCATCCGGTTTCGCTCGCCACTACTCCCGGAATCACGGTTGTTTTCTCTTCCTGCGGGTACTGAGATGTTTCACTTCCCCGCGTTCCCTCCACACTGCCTATGTGTTCAGCAGCGGGTGACAGCCCATGACGACTGCCGGGTTTCCCCATTCGGAAACCCCCGGATCAAAGCCTGGTTGACGACTCCCCGGGGACTATCGTGGCCTCCCACGTCCTTCATCGGTTCCTGGTGCCAAGGCATCCACCGTGCGCCCTTAAAAACTTGGCCACAGATGCTCGCGTCCACTGTGCAGTTCTCAAACAACGACCAGCCACCCATCACCCCGGACCACCGTCCGAGTGCACTGGGGCCGGCACCTGAGGAAAAAAACCCATTCCCTCAGACACCCAACAGCGTGCCCGATCCAACCCCGCCCGAAGACCATGCGTTCCACGCCCTTACGAGCAGTACTAACAGCCCCCGACCCGAGAACCGAACCGAATAGTCAACGTTCCACCCATGAGCAACCGGCATCGGACACTCGCCGATGCACCGGCCTCTGACCGGGCCAGGCCCGGTAAGAAGTGCTCCTTAGAAAGGAGGTGATCCAGCCGCACCTTCCGGTACGGCTACCTTGTTACGACTTCGTCCCAATCGCCAGTCCCACCTTCGACAGCTCCCTCCCACAAGGGGTTGGGCCACCGGCTTCGGGTGTTACCGACTTTCGTGACGTGACGGGCGGTGTGTACAAGGCCCGGGAACGTATTCACCGCAGCAATGCTGATCTGCGATTACTAGCGACTCCGACTTCATGGGGTCGAGTTGCAGACCCCAATCCGAACTGAGACCGGCTTTTTGAGATTCGCTCCACCTCACGGTATCGCAGCTCTTTGTACCGGCCATTGTAGCACGTGTGCAGCCCAAGACATAAGGGGCATGATGACTTGACGTCGTCCCCACCTTCCTCCGAGTTGACCCCGGCGGTCTCCCGTGAGTCCCCAGCACCACAAGGGCCTGCTGGCAACACGGGACAAGGGTTGCGCTCGTTGCGGGACTTAACCCAACATCTCACGACACGAGCTGACGACAGCCATGCACCACCTGTACACCGACCACAAGGGGGACCCTGTCTCCAGGGTTTTCCGGCGTATGTCAAGCCTTGGTAAGGTTCTTCGCGTTGCGTCGAATTAAGCCACATGCTCCGCCGCTTGTGCGGGCCCCCGTCAATTCCTTTGAGTTTTAGCCTTGCGGCCGTACTCCCCAGGCGGGGCACTTAATGCGTTAGCTGCGGCACGGACAACGTGGAATGTTGCCCACACCTAGTGCCCACCGTTTACGGCGTGGACTACCAGGGTATCTAATCCTGTTCGCTCCCCACGCTTTCGCTCCTCAGCGTCAGTATCGGCCCAGAGATCCGCCTTCGCCACCGGTGTTCCTCCTGATATCTGCGCATTTCACCGCTACACCAGGAATTCCGATCTCCCCTACCGAACTCTAGCCTGCCCGTATCGACTGCAGACCCGGGGTTAAGCCCCGGGCTTTCACAACCGACGCGACAAGCCGCCTACGAGCTCTTTACGCCCAATAATTCCGGACAACGCTCGCGCCCTACGTATTACCGCGGCTGCTGGCACGTAGTTAGCCGGCGCTTCTTCTGCAGGTACCGTCACTTTCGCTTCTTCCCTGCTGAAAGAGGTTTACAACCCGAAGGCCGTCATCCCTCACGCGGCGTCGCTGCATCAGGCTTTCGCCCATTGTGCAATATTCCCCACTGCTGCCTCCCGTAGGAGTCTGGGCCGTGTCTCAGTCCCAGTGTGGCCGGTCGCCCTCTCAGGCCGGCTACCCGTCGTCGCCTTGGTGAGCCATTACCTCACCAACAAGCTGATAGGCCGCGGGCCCATCCTGCACCGCCGGAGCTTTCCAGAACCACAGATGCCCATGATCCTCATATCCGGTATTAGACCCCGTTTCCAGGGCTTGTCCCAGAGTGCAGGGCAGATTGCCCACGTGTTACTCACCCGTTCGCCACTAATCCCCTCCCGAAAGAGGTTCATCGTTCGACTTGCATGTGTTAAGCACGCCGCCAGCGTTCGTCCTGAGCCAGGATCAAACTCTCCGTGAATGCTCACCCCGGACCATGCAACCAGCACATCCGGTGCACACATCACGAGAGCGGAACAGCCGGGCGGAATAAGCCCAGCCGTTCACAGCGTCCTCGCTGTGTCTACTTCAAAGGAACCTCGACCATCGGAAAACAACCTCCGACGGACGGGGTATCAACATATCTGGCGTTGACTTTTGGCACGCTGTTGAGTTCTCAAGGAACGGACGCTTCCTTCGTACTCACCCTCACGGGCTTTCCTCCGGGCGCTTCCCTTCGGTCCTGCGTCTCCGACTCTACCAGATCCTTTTCCGATCCGATTTCCTCGGTGCTTTCCAGGTTCCCGCTCCCGCGTTTCCCTTTCCGGCGGTTCCGACTCTATCAGATCCTTTCGGACCTGACTCCCAGTCAGCGGGCGTTGTCCTTGCGGCCGTTGGGCCGTTCCGACGAGTGAGACTTTAGCGGATTCCCGGCTCCCGAGCTAATCGGGGCCGTGTCCTTTCGAACGCGGATTCCTCATTTCGCGAATACGCACGCCAAAGCATTCGGCGCCGAGGCGTCGACTCTGGGTGGACTTGCGGAATGGCTGTCCGGGGACCGACCGAAGTCGGTGCTCACGTCGGACAACTCGGAGTACCTTACGAACCCGGTCGGTGCGTGTCAACTTCGTCCCCGGCGCGCCCCCGCGGGTGCGGTGCGGGGGCGCGCCGGGGTGGGGTTTCAGCCCTTGTTGCCCGAGGCGAGGGCGCGGCTGCGGTCGCGCGCGGCCTCCAGTGCCGCGATGAGGGCGGCCCGGACGCCGTGGTTCTCCAGCTCGCGGATGGCGCTGATCGTGGTGCCCGCCGGGGAGGTGACGTTCTCGCGGAGCTTGACGGGGTGCTCGCCGCTGTCCCGGAGCATCACGGCGGCGCCGATGGCGGACTGGACGATGAGGTCGTGGGCCTTGTCACGGGGCAGGCCGAGCAGGATGCCGGCGTCGGTCATGGCCTCGACCAGGTAGAAGAAGTAGGCCGGGCCGGACCCGGACAGGGCGGTGCAGGCGTCCTGCTGGCTCTCGGGGACGCGGAGGGTCTTGCCGACGGCTCCGAAGATCTCCTCGGCGACGGCCAGGTGGTCGGTGGTGGCGTGGCTGCCGGCGGAGATGACCGACATGGCCTCGTCCACGAGGGCCGGGGTGTTGGTCATGACGCGGACGACGGGGGTGCCCGCGGCGAGGCGTTCCTCGAAGAAGGCCGTGGGCACGCCGGCGGCGCCGCTGATGACGAGGCGGCCGGCGGGGACCTGCGGGGCGAGTTCGTCCAGGAGGGCGCTCATGTCCTGCGGCTTGACGGTGAGGATCAGGGTGTCCGCGGTCCTGGCGGCCTCGGTGTTGGTGACCGGGGCGACTCCGTAGCGGGTGCGGAGTTCTTCGGCGCGTTCGGGACGGCGGGCGGTCACCAGGAGGTCGGCGGGGGCCCAGCCGGCCCGGATCATTCCGCTGAGCAGGGCTTCGCCGATCTTGCCGGTGCCGAGGACTGCGACTTTCTGGCTCATGCGGGCCATCCTCGCACCGGGGGTGAGGGACCGGGGGTGGTTGTCCGGTGGGCGGAACGGACCTCGGCACCGGGGTGCCCGGGACCGTCGTGGGTCGCCCGGGGCGTCAGCGGCGGCGCTTCTTCCCCGGGTTGCCCGGACGCCGGGCGGCGCGCCGGGCGTGGGCCTCGCGGGCCCTGGCGTACTCCTCGCGGTGGAGTCCCTCGCCCGGGGCCTCGGTCAGGGAGCGGAGGAAGTAGGCGAGGAGGGAGCCGACGAAGCCGATGGCGAGCAGGCCGCGCAGGGAGGCCTGGCGTGCCGGGTCGTGGCGCCTGGTGAAGCCCTCCCAGGTGTTGCGGAAGGCGAGCGCGCTGCAGACCGCGAACATGACGATGACCAGGACGGTCACGAAGGAGCCGGTGCCGGCGAGCCGGATGCCCTGGTAGGCGAGGCGCAGGACCAGGCAGGAGACGACCGCGGCGGCGAGGGAGCCGGCGGCGACGCCGGTCCGGCGGGCCGCGTATCCGTGGTCGTGGTGCACCCAGGACGTGCCGAAGAAGCGCAGGGGCTCGGGGCTCGGCCCGCCCCGGGCCGGGCCCGTGGAGCCCGCGGGGGTGCCCGGAGTGCCGGTTTCGTCGCTCACCGGACGATTATGGCGCCGGGGTGCCGCGGGCTCCGGGCGGGGTCAGCCGCAGCGCGGGGCGACGTAGCCGTCGCTGCCCGTTCGGACGTAGGTGTCGGAGACGTACTCGCCGTTGCCGATGTTGTCCCAGATGGCCGAGGTGCCGTAGGGGCCCGCGACGGAGGTGCCCGGTGTCTGGCAGTGGACGGGGACGCTCGCGCCCTCGGGCAGGACGCGGACGAGGCCGTAGCCGGTGCCGGGACCGCTGCGGACGTTCAGGCGGACGCCCGGGGCGACCGCGTAGTAGCGCAGGGACTCCGCCGTGACCGTCACGGTCGCGGCCCGCCCCGCACCGGTGCTGCCGATGTCTTCCACGTGCTCGACTGACATGAAGAGT
This is a stretch of genomic DNA from Streptomyces sp. TG1A-8. It encodes these proteins:
- a CDS encoding EamA/RhaT family transporter yields the protein MSDETGTPGTPAGSTGPARGGPSPEPLRFFGTSWVHHDHGYAARRTGVAAGSLAAAVVSCLVLRLAYQGIRLAGTGSFVTVLVIVMFAVCSALAFRNTWEGFTRRHDPARQASLRGLLAIGFVGSLLAYFLRSLTEAPGEGLHREEYARAREAHARRAARRPGNPGKKRRR
- the proC gene encoding pyrroline-5-carboxylate reductase → MSQKVAVLGTGKIGEALLSGMIRAGWAPADLLVTARRPERAEELRTRYGVAPVTNTEAARTADTLILTVKPQDMSALLDELAPQVPAGRLVISGAAGVPTAFFEERLAAGTPVVRVMTNTPALVDEAMSVISAGSHATTDHLAVAEEIFGAVGKTLRVPESQQDACTALSGSGPAYFFYLVEAMTDAGILLGLPRDKAHDLIVQSAIGAAVMLRDSGEHPVKLRENVTSPAGTTISAIRELENHGVRAALIAALEAARDRSRALASGNKG
- a CDS encoding SH3 domain-containing protein, with the translated sequence MSVEHVEDIGSTGAGRAATVTVTAESLRYYAVAPGVRLNVRSGPGTGYGLVRVLPEGASVPVHCQTPGTSVAGPYGTSAIWDNIGNGEYVSDTYVRTGSDGYVAPRCG